The following proteins are encoded in a genomic region of Fusarium keratoplasticum isolate Fu6.1 chromosome 9, whole genome shotgun sequence:
- a CDS encoding Zn(2)-C6 fungal-type domain-containing protein: MAESWIKEESISPRPAKAVQGEEAEAGSDRGIDPTPVVPSSGSTNPNPNPTGTPTSATTAPPAFPPVLETQPSSSYSLDLSTFGSFNTIDNPYIESSSSNISPASSNPVTPVTSGDANIASSTASAAASSSGPAAASSDSAKTSSTGKAPVQFKPKRIRTSKPKVKTGCTNCKQRRVKCDEARPACTNCVRSNKVCTGYPPPSRSARPFEEVRIAPKPMPAGEAQATPSTAIVPLHSDFHLPPRRARQRTSLATLRTASPGTPSASPTTYQPSLGLQLPSNEGSYFEIFRSYTASELSGFFDNSFWTRRVLQECHAEDAIKCAVIALGALYQTLEQTVEPNAHARPGLSADARAEMVRSHWQVAIKRYSDACNALVKLNSQDQRSHKVLIMANVLLACFDSFIGDHRQAIHQIQTGLSLLNTFRAQQRERLLPAAEDPVEEELVTIFTRLAIQAKSYDMAFHFPQPFSIRLSSPPQPQSPGSSRPSSPPHEEPWTIPETFTSVLEARIACDMLNARIMRYIEGLFAIKTDLKGTLPQSWRDYGLQFRGQIETWCSAFDSIFQSRHSPSVSPQEKAGIAALKMLATNGQILYLMMFSDKESDFDAFLPQFRTMVELGFEIISDEERRAALRDCPSPEQCQHQQHQHWQSQDFFSSGGFSAPHIKPRFAADLGIVAPLFVVATKCRDPGTRRQAIQLLRSSARREGMWDSEMVAHISTWVMNLEESESLAMGVESFPSDGSARPIPRIVPEEKRVMIRSVDFDLRARAAELQVGTRGLQPGLPDPKFRQTRLTW, translated from the exons ATGGCCGAAAGCTGGATAAAAGAGGAATCCATATCGCCTCGACCCGCGAAAGCGGTacagggagaagaagcagaagcggGTTCAGATCGGGGTATCGACCCGACCCCGGTTGTGCCTTCCTCCGGGTCGACAAATCCAAACCCAAACCCAACTGGAACTCCAACATCAGCAACCACGGCCCCCCCGGCCTTTCCACCTGTTTTGGAGACTCAGCCGTCTTCAAGTTACTCTTTGGATCTCTCCACCTTCGGCAGCTTCAACACAATAGATAATCCGTATATAgaaagcagcagcagcaacatctCTCCCGCCTCTAGTAACCCAGTTACTCCTGTCACCAGCGGCGACGCAAATATCGCCTCCAGTACTGCTTCAGCGgcagcctcttcttctggaccCGCTGCCGCTTCCTCAGACTCTGCTAAGACCTCATCAACTGGTAAAGCACCCGTACAGTTCAAGCCAAAACGTATCCGAACCAGCAAGCCAAAGGTGAAGACAGGATGTACCAACTGCAA GCAACGAAGAGTCAAGTGTGACGAGGCTCGTCCAGCCTGCACAAACTGTGTTCGAAGCAACAAAGTCTGCACTGGCTACCCACCCCCTAGCCGCAGCGCTCGCCCCTTCGAGGAGGTCCGAATCGCACCGAAGCCCATGCCAGCTGGCGAGGCTCAGGCTACTCCGAGCACCGCAATCGTTCCGCTCCACAGCGACTTTCATCTGCCACCTCGTCGAGCCCGCCAAAGAACGTCATTAGCGACACTGAGGACCGCCTCTCCCGGGACACCATCTGCATCTCCTACCACTTACCAGCCTTCCTTGGGTCTGCAACTACCGTCAAACGAGGGCTCCTACTTCGAAATCTTCCGGTCGTACACGGCTAGCGAGCTGTCAGGCTTCTTCGACAACTCCTTTTGGACTCGCCGCGTCTTGCAGGAATGTCACGCcgaagatgccatcaagtgCGCCGTCATCGCCCTGGGCGCCTTGTACCAGACTCTTGAGCAGACAGTCGAGCCAAATGCGCATGCTCGTCCCGGGTTGAGCGCTGACGCTCGTGCTGAGATGGTCAGGAGTCACTGGCAGGTGGCCATCAAGCGTTATTCCGATGCCTGCAACGCccttgtcaagctcaacagccaGGACCAGAGATCACACAAGGTTCTCATTATGGCCAATGTGCTATTAGCCTGCTTCGACTCCTTTATTGGAGATCATAGACAAGCAATTCACCAGATACAAACAGGACTCTCCTTACTCAACACATTTCGTGCTCAGCAAAGGGAACGACTATTACCAGCCGCAGAAGACCCCGTCGAAGAGGAGCTCGTTACTATCTTTACACGCCTGGCAATACAAGCAAAATCCTACGACATGGCCTTCCATTTCCCACAACCCTTTAGCATTCGACTCAGCTCGCCCCCACAACCGCAGTCCCCCGGTTCGAGTCGCCCTAGTTCTCCTCCGCATGAAGAACCTTGGACTATCCCCGAAACATTCACCTCGGTTCTCGAAGCTCGTATAGCCTGCGACATGTTGAATGCGAGAATAATGCGGTATATCGAAGGGTTATTTGCCATAAAAACGGACCTCAAGGGCACACTCCCTCAGTCGTGGAGAGATTATGGCCTCCAGTTCAGGGGTCAGATCGAGACTTGGTGCAGTGCCTTTGACAGCATATTCCAGTCACGGCACAGCCCATCTGTCAGTCCCCAGGAGAAGGCTGGTATTGCTGCCCTGAAGATGCTGGCAACCAACGGGCAAATACTATACCTGATGATGTTCAGCGACAAAGAGTCGGATTTTGATGCTTTCCTGCCTCAGTTCCGGACCATGGTCGAGTTGGGTTTCGAGATAATCAGTGACGAGGAGCGACGTGCCGCCCTTCGAGATTGCCCTAGCCCTGAGCAATGTCaacaccagcagcaccagcactGGCAGAGCCAAGACTTCTTCTCGAGCGGAGGATTCTCAGCCCCTCACATCAAGCCCCGGTTCGCTGCTGATCTGGGCATCGTCGCCCCCCTTTTCGTCGTGGCAACCAAGTGTCGTGACCCTGGGACCCGACGGCAAGCTATTCAGCTCCTGCGCAGTAGCGCCCGCCGCGAGGGCATGTGGGACAGCGAGATGGTGGCACATATCAGTACCTGGGTCATGAACCTAGAGGAATCAGAGTCACTTGCAATGGGGGTAGAGTCATTCCCGAGTGATGGCAGCGCGAGACCTATTCCACGAATAGTCCCGGAAGAGAAGCGTGTAATGATACGCTCGGTCGACTTTGACTTGCGTGCCCGAGCTGCAGAGTTGCAAGTCGGCACTCGCGGTCTCCAACCTGGCTTGCCCGATCCAAAGTTCCGGCAGACTCGGCTCACATGGTGA
- a CDS encoding RING-type domain-containing protein gives MPQAQHPIATIAFIIFIIWLVFPEGDYSSQSLTLSDLAAERLGRFHDALDVLNASRWGDFTPAPKKGSKTKPSYLNLTGFREEDKFAWKDLNRFRERSLEFSRHAIPPVGGKNLWDAGEGDAVWMNASGTVHGEWVKRKGSAARGYDSYNLTKVAPEMDWIGDEVPWARNITGTSGRMMLRLEGNKTVNEYEQLPAQTNTPVAGGLIRSVKGTTTIEDMSGSGHDWEMKLWGVHWPRQGVILMTTTSEKFEGIFGLPHLAPSEDFFQSSQRLLNQSIARTIARKEENIYVDQTVPWTSDLENPMYTTNPSPHCEYIMYAQVYPPSRQHFNLDPNEPTRDAMESIIGAIESELQSPVGAPIPKIPKLQISAVIYSPDCGFFLETKGPPDFSPSEAQHLTGMKMEVQIYQVKTWILVYAVIVFAQVNLLKNQMRESCTPSTMGRVSFWTIATMIMVDGMTFTAAATWVSSAAATFLPTLALLFAAFLSMTIGGSFLAKIHEVQLPEARPRRDRDQASSTSTSSPDSTPASATPNPTSTGTGSLLPAPVTARQPTIRPPPSQPVIVPSDQDVDAEITASATPVPGATTAERTPPPPQSFQSIISRLILTSLCIIFLAISSSTWYPSLRSLFLNLCIFLYFSLWIPQIYRNTRRNCRRALTWSFVLGQSILRLLPVAYFWAKEDNFLYARPDRHAFLVFCAWLWIQLIILAAQDVIGPRFSVPAGWTPDAWDYHPVLREDGLEAGGLPIGLVADDTPGIERARSGDDGSKKRSSTRSIDCAICREVLEVPVLTAEDEDTGVAGVFARRLYMVTPCRHIFHSACLEGWMRFRLQCPICREELPPL, from the coding sequence ATGCCGCAAGCGCAGCATCCGATCGCCACGATCGCCTTTATCATCTTTATTATCTGGCTCGTTTTTCCTGAGGGCGACTACTCGAGCCAGTCTCTTACATTGTCTGACCTGGCCGCGGAGAGACTGGGGCGCTTTCACGATGCGCTCGACGTGTTGAACGCCTCGCGCTGGGGGGACTTTACCCCTGCTCCGAAGAAGGGATCCAAGACTAAGCCTTCCTATTTGAATCTTACGGGGTTCCGCGAGGAGGACAAGTTTGCTTGGAAAGACTTGAATCGATTCCGTGAGAGGAGCTTGGAATTCAGTCGACATGCCATACCGCCGGTTGGAGGCAAGAATCTTTGGGATGCTGGAGAGGGGGATGCAGTTTGGATGAATGCGTCAGGGACAGTCCACGGTGAGTGGGTGAAGCGCAAAGGTTCTGCGGCTAGAGGGTATGACAGCTATAACCTCACCAAAGTTGCTCCCGAGATGGATTGGATAGGCGACGAGGTCCCTTGGGCACGCAACATTACTGGCACCTCTGGACGAATGATGTTACGACTCGAAGGGAATAAGACGGTCAACGAGTACGAGCAACTGCCAGCCCAAACCAACACACCTGTCGCCGGTGGTCTCATCCGGAGTGTCAAGGGCACAACGACTATCGAGGATATGTCGGGTTCGGGCCATGACTGGGAGATGAAGCTATGGGGTGTCCATTGGCCACGACAGGGTGTCATCTTGATGACAACTACAAGCGAGAAGTTCGAGGGTATATTCGGTCTACCACACCTGGCACCAAGTGAAGACTTCTTCCAGTCCAGCCAGAGACTACTCAACCAGTCGATCGCCCGGACTATTGCAAGGAAGGAAGAAAACATCTATGTCGACCAGACAGTTCCATGGACATCGGATCTTGAGAATCCGATGTATACCACCAACCCATCACCACATTGCGAGTACATCATGTACGCCCAAGTCTACCCACCCAGTCGACAACACTTCAACCTGGACCCGAACGAGCCAACCAGAGACGCCATGGAGTCGATCATTGGCGCGATTGAATCAGAGTTACAGTCACCGGTGGGCGCGCCGATTCCCAAGATTCCCAAGCTCCAGATATCCGCCGTCATTTACTCTCCGGACTgtggcttcttcctcgaaACGAAGGGACCCCCTGACTTTAGCCCTAGTGAAGCTCAACATCTCACCggcatgaagatggaggtgcAGATTTACCAGGTGAAGACGTGGATTCTGGTCTACGCCGTCATCGTCTTTGCGCAAGTCAATCTGCTCAAAAACCAGATGCGAGAGTCGTGTACTCCCTCAACTATGGGTCGCGTCAGCTTCTGGACCATTGCCACGATGATCATGGTTGACGGCATGACCTTTACTGCCGCTGCCACATGGGTTTCTTCAGCTGCTGCTACATTCTTGCCCACATTGGCGCTCCTGTTTGCCGCGTTCCTGTCCATGACCATCGGAggcagcttcttggccaagatccATGAAGTTCAACTTCCCGAGGCACGTCCGCGTCGTGACCGGGACCAGGCCTCGAGCACTTCCACCAGCAGCCCCGATAGCACACCGGCCTCGGCCACCCCGAATCCCACCAGCACCGGCACCGGTTCACTCCTCCCGGCCCCCGTAACAGCAAGACAGCCTACGATACGTCCGCCGCCGTCTCAGCCCGTCATTGTCCCATCCGATCAGGACGTTGATGCCGAGATTACCGCCTCCGCAACTCCAGTGCCTGGGGCTACAACCGCCGAACGCAcaccccctcctccccaaTCATTCCAGAGCATCATCAGCCGCCTCATACTAACCTCCTTGTGtatcatcttcttggctatctcctcctcaacttgGTATCCCAGTCTCCGCTCCCTCTTCCTTAACCTTTGCATATTCTTGTACTTCTCGCTCTGGATACCCCAGATTTACCGCAACACCCGCCGAAACTGTCGTCGCGCCCTCACATGGTCCTTCGTCCTCGGCCAGTCcatcctccgtctcctcccTGTCGCCTACTTCTGGGCCAAGGAAGACAACTTTCTCTATGCCCGACCCGACCGTCATGCCTTCCTCGTCTTTTGCGCATGGCTCTGGATCCAACTCATTATCCTCGCTGCCCAGGATGTCATCGGTCCACGCTTTAGTGTTCCAGCCGGCTGGACCCCTGATGCCTGGGACTACCACCCCGTCCTCCGAGAAGACGGCCTCGAGGCTGGCGGCCTGCCTATTGGTCTTGTCGCTGACGATACCCCGGGTATCGAGCGGGCTCGCTCCGGCGACGACGGCAGTAAGAAGCGGAGCTCTACCCGGAGCATCGACTGCGCCATCTGCCgtgaggtcctcgaggtccCTGTGCTCAcggccgaggatgaggatacAGGAGTGGCGGGTGTTTTCGCGCGCCGCTTATACATGGTTACGCCCTGTAGGCACATTTTCCATAGCGCATGTCTTGAGGGTTGGATGAGGTTCCGGCTTCAGTGCCCTATATGCCGAGAGGAGTTGCCACCACTATGA
- a CDS encoding Elongation factor Tu: MSTAFRSLAPFLRTARHGLKAAPINPLQSALKKQNASGVLNLYRTYAVFERSKPHVNIGTIGHVDHGKTTLSAAITKRQAEKGLANFLEYGAIDKAPEERKRGITISTAHIEYSTDNRHYSHVDCPGHADYIKNMITGAANMDGAIIVVAASDGQMPQTREHLLLARQVGVQKIVVFVNKVDAIDDPEMLELVEMEMRELLNTYGFEGDETPVIMGSALMSLQNQRPEIGSQKIDELLAAVDEWIPTPERDLDKPFLMSVEDVFSIAGRGTVVSGRVERGVLKRDQEIELVGKGNEVIKTKVTDIETFKKSCEQSQAGDNSGLLIRGVRREDVRRGMVVCAPGTVKSHTQFLSSLYVLTKEEGGRHTGFQEHYRPQLYLRTADESIDLTFPEGTEDASSKMVMPGDNTEMVITMGHPNAIEVGQRFNIREGGRTVATGLCTRILK, translated from the exons ATGTCGACCGCCTTCCGATCTCTTGCGCCTTTCCTGCGCACCGCCCGCCACGGCCTCAAGGCGGCTCCCATCAACCCCCTCCAGTCcgccctcaagaagcagaatgCCTCTGGCGTCCTCAACCTCTACCGCACATACGCCGTCTTTGAGCGATCAAAGCCCCATGTGAACATTGGTACCATTGGTCACGTCGATCACGGAAAG ACCACCCTCTCcgctgccatcaccaagcgacaggccgagaagggcctCGCCAACTTCCTCGAGTATGGTGCCATTGACAAGGCTCCCGAGGAGCGAAAGCGTGGTATCACCATCTCCACTGCTCACATCGAGTACTCTACCGACAACCGCCACTACTCCCACGTCGACTGCCCTGGTCACGCCGATTACATCAAGAACATGATTACTGGTGCTGCCAACATGGATGGTGCTATTATTGTCGTCGCCGCCTCTGACGGTCAGATGCCCCAGACCCGTGAGCACTTGCTGCTTGCCCGTCAGGTCGGTGTCCAGAAGATTGTCGTCTTCGTCAACAAGGTCGATGCCATTGACGACCCTGAGATGCTTGAGctcgtcgagatggagatgcgtgagctcctcaacacctACGGCTTCGAGGGTGACGAGACCCCTGTCATCATGGGCTCTGCTCTCATGTCCCTCCAGAACCAGCGCCCCGAGATCGGTAGCCAGAAGATTGACGAGCTCCTTGCCGCCGTTGACGAGTGGATCCCTACCCCCGAGCGTGACCTTGACAAGCCCTTCCTCATGTCCGTTGAGGATGTCTTCTCCATTGCCGGCCGTGGTACCGTCGTCTCTGGCCGTGTCGAGCGTGGTGTCCTGAAGCGCGACCAGGAGATTGAGCTCGTCGGCAAGGGTaacgaggtcatcaagaccaaggtcaCCGACATTGAGACCTTCAAGAAGTCTTGCGAGCAGTCCCAGGCTGGTGACAACTCTggtctcctcatccgagGAGTCCGCCGTGAGGATGTCCGCCGTGGTATGGTCGTCTGCGCCCCCGGCACTGTCAAGTCCCACACTCAGTTCCTTTCTTCCCTCTACGTcctcaccaaggaggagggtggccGACACACTGGCTTCCAGGAGCACTACCGACCCCAGCTCTACCTCCGAACTGCTGATGAGTCCATCGACCTGACCTTCCCCGAGGGTACCGAGGacgccagcagcaagatggTCATGCCCGGTGACAACACCGAGATGGTCATCACCATGGGCCACCCCAACGCCATTGAGGTCGGTCAGCGATTCAACATCCGTGAGGGTGGCCGAACCGTCGCTACCGGTCTTTGCACCCGTATTCTCAAGTAA
- a CDS encoding 60S ribosomal protein L4-B — MASRPTVSIIGKDGAPTGATHAIPAVFTSPIRPDIVQQVHTGIAKNKRQPYAVSEKAGHQTSAESWGTGRAVARIPRVSGGGTHRAGQAAFGNMCRSGRMFAPTKIWRKWHIKVNQGQKRYAVCSALAASAAVPLLQARGHQVSSVPEVPLVVDSALFEGAAVAKTAAALSLLKAVGAGADVEKVKKSKKLRAGKGKLRGRRHRQRRGPLVIYDAETDGKELVTAFRNIPGVETSPVTALNLLQLAPGGHLGRFIVWTSAAFKALDQIYGSTTEASTHKRDFLLPSNVVSQADLTRLINSSEIQSSLNAPKGEAVTRRSAVQKKNPLKNKQVMLRLNPYASVFAQEAQKKQN, encoded by the exons ATGGCTTCGCGACCTaccgtctccatcatcggcaaagatggtgctCCCACTGGAGCTACCCACGCCATTCCCGCCGTCTTCACCAGCCCGATCCGACCGGACATTGTCCAGCAGGTTCACACCGGTatcgccaagaacaagcgACAGCCCTATGCTGTGAGCGAGAAGGCTGGTCACCAGACCTCTGCTGAGTCCTGGGGAACTG GTCGTGCCGTCGCCCGTATCCCCCGTGTCTCTGGTGGTGGTACCCACCGTGCTGGTCAGGCCGCCTTCGGTAACATGTGCCGTTCCGGTCGCATGTTCGCCCCTACCAAGATCTGGCGAAAGTGGCACATCAAGGTCAACCAGGGCCAGAA GCGATATGCTGTCTGCTCCGCCCTGGCTGCCTCTGCTGCCGTTCCCCTGCTCCAGGCCCGTGGCCACCAGGTCAGCTCCGTCCCTGAGGTTCCCCTGGTTGTCGACTCTGCCCTCTTCGAGGGTGCCGCTGTCGCCAAGACCGCTGCCGCTCTCAGCCTCCTGAAGGCTGTCGGTGCTGGTGCCGATGTcgagaaggtcaagaagtccaagaagctccgagctggcaagggcaagctcCGTGGCCGCCGCCACCGCCAGCGACGTGGCCCTCTCGTCATCTACGATGCCGAGACCGACGGCAAGGAGCTCGTCACCGCTTTCCGCAACATCCCCGGTGTCGAGACCTCCCCCGTCACcgccctcaacctcctccagctcgccCCTGGTGGTCACCTCGGCCGATTCATCGTCTGGACCTCTGCCgccttcaaggccctcgaccAGATCTACGGCTCCACCACCGAGGCCTCCACCCACAAGCGTgacttcctcctcccctccaaCGTTGTCTCCCAGGCCGACCTCACCCGCCTGATCAACAGCTCCGAAATCCAGAGCTCCCTCAACGCTCCCAAGGGCGAGGCCGTCACCCGACGATCTGCTgtccagaagaagaaccccctcaagaacaagcaggTCATGCTTCGCCTGAACCCCTACGCCTCCGTGTTCGCCCAGGAGGCtcagaagaagcagaactAA
- a CDS encoding Aminotran-1-2 domain-containing protein, which yields MAPSASIDTTAAAAAAAQAAATLKALPHPKDLSHHYSQVTKNRVQSRIKAFYRFIQTPGISNFSGGMPNVKYFPYDTLEADVATPERWQPSPNTPAEVQQQLDEASSNGYSNGKTNGKTNGKTNGSKNGNAPQDPDYKGTTAHITIPKVLHEPDRTKKIDLATALQYGLAAGYPPLLSFVKQFTNEVLHPSVPYHGGADVILNNGGTDGFSKVLQLLVDPWYEGVHPVTERPGMLCETFVFGNVLTQSRPLGVQVVPVELDREGMLVEGPGGLRDVLDNWDPRNGRRPHFLYTVTMGHNPTSGVLGIKRRKEIYALASKYDIIIVEDDPYWYLQFPSAAVHEARLRGHETPRHIETHTPAKTSGYEFIDSLVPSYLSIDVDGRVIRLDTFSKTVAPGCRLGYVTAQPAIIERITRITEASTSQPSGFVQAFIAQVLLGPHSSALAEFGALSESEKANFKGWKLDGWVRWLEGLRGEYERRMTRMCTILEDNAFQLKQSTPEKPDSDWDVITKTKLFEFDWPRGGMFVWLRIHFEQHPLFNARGTDVPVINGPELAKAFLIHSTQAPNLVLGSPGGMFSATPEILAEHGWKYVRLCFAAESDENIDAGSLRFSKSVQNFFRITDVAEIEKLIAEL from the exons ATGGCTCCCTCCGCAAGCATTGATACcactgctgccgctgctgctgcggcacAGGCTGCGGCGACCCTCAAGGCCCTGCCTCACCCCAAGGACCTGTCGCACCACTACTCGCAGGTCACCAAGAACCGGGTACAGAGCAGGATCAAGGCTTTTTACAGGTTCATCCAGACTCCTGGTATCAGCAACTTTTCTGGAG GAATGCCCAATGTTAAATACTTTCCATACGACACACTAGAAGCCGACGTAGCAACCCCTGAGCGGTGGCAGCCCTCGCCAAACACTCCCGCCGAGGTTCAGCAGCAACTAGACGAGGCATCATCCAACGGCTATTCTAATGGCAAGACCAATGGCAAGACCAACGGCAAGACCAACGGTTCAAAGAACGGAAACGCTCCCCAGGACCCCGACTACAAGGGAACCACAGCACACATTACTATTCCCAAGGTCCTCCACGAGCCGGACCGCACCAAGAAGATCGATCTCGCGACCGCTCTCCAATATGGCCTCGCCGCTGGCTACCCGCCTCTGCTGTCCTTTGTCAAGCAGTTCACCAACGAAGTGCTGCACCCCAGCGTCCCCTATCATGGCGGCGCTGACGTGATCCTCAACAACGGCGGAACGGACGGTTTCTCCAAGGTGCTGCAGCTCCTGGTTGATCCCTGGTATGAGGGAGTTCACCCCGTGACTGAGCGGCCAGGCATGCTGTGTGAGACCTTTGTTTTTGGAAACGTTCTTACACAGTCTCGACCTCTTGGAGTTCAGGTTGTGCCTGTCGAGCTTGATCGTGAGGGCATGCTGGTGGAGGGACCAGGAGGTCTGCGGGATGTGCTTGATAACTGGGATCCTCGAAATGGCCGACGACCGCACTTCCTTTATACGGTGAC TATGGGACACAACCCCACAAGCGGTGTCTTGGGAATCAAGAGGAGAAAGGAGATCTACGCCCTCGCCAGCAAATacgacatcatcattgttgaagatgatcCTTACTGGTACCTTCAATTCCCCTCGGCCGCCGTCCACGAGGCCAGACTCAGGGGCCACGAGACACCTCGACATATCGAGACGCACACGCCGGCAAAGACGTCTGGCTACGAGTTTATCGACTCACTCGTGCCCTCGTACTTGAGCATCGATGTCGACGGTCGTGTCATCCGCCTTGATACCTTTTCCAAGACGGTTGCCCCTGGTTGCCGATTGGGTTATGTTACAGCCCAGCCTGCTATCATTGAGAGAATCACTCG AATCACCGAGGCCAGCACCAGCCAACCGTCAGGTTTTGTCCAAGCCTTCATCGCTcaggtcctcctcggccCACACTCCTCGGCCCTGGCAGAGTTCGGCGCCCTCTCCGAGTCCGAAAAGGCCAACTTCAAGGGCTGGAAGCTCGACGGCTGGGTGCGCTGGCTCGAAGGTCTCCGTGGCGAGTACGAGCGTCGCATGACACGCATGTGCACCATCCTCGAGGACAACGCCTTCCAGCTGAAGCAGTCGACGCCTGAGAAACCAGACTCGGACTGGGAcgtcatcaccaagacaAAGCTCTTCGAGTTTGACTGGCCTCGCGGAGGCATGTTTGTCTGGCTGCGCATTCACTTTGAGCAGCACCCTCTCTTCAACGCCCGCGGCACCGACGTCCCCGTCATCAACGGGCCAGAGCTGGCAAAGGCGTTCCTCATCCACAGCACACAAGCTCCCAACCTGGTGCTGGGCAGCCCTGGCGGCATGTTCAGCGCCACCCCTGAGATTCTGGCTGAGCACGGCTGGAAGTACGTGAGACTGTGCTTTGCCGCCGAGAGCGATGAGAATATTGATGCTGGCTCGTTGAGATTCTCCAAGTCGGTTCAGAACTTCTTTAGAATCACTGATGTTGCTGAGATCGAAAAGTTGATTGCGGAGTTGTAA